From Trichoderma atroviride chromosome 1, complete sequence, one genomic window encodes:
- a CDS encoding uncharacterized protein (MEROPS:MER0017177), giving the protein MDTSKLKPNDPRVKYETKQVRGKTYSYILGEPQGPKVETIFLIHGWPDMAFGWRCQIPYLMSLGFQVVAPNMVGYAGTDAPEDLKEYSFQSVCADIVALAREFVGEKGQIVLGGHDWGGAIVWRVAYYYPELIKAVFSVCTPLNPINTKKVRLENIIAAGGLPNFKYQLQLGGPDVQARIQGKDMLRKFFLALFGARGPGGETGFNTSEGVLFDNLDKLRPPLLLDEQELEHYVEQYSLHGPPEMRGPLNWYRTREINSEQEAEHAKKNGSAMKYEMPALFISASRDSALPPAMAKGMDTFYTDLTRTEVNASHWALAEAGHEVNRQIGQWLNKVLGGVPRSVL; this is encoded by the coding sequence ATGGATACCAGCAAACTGAAGCCCAACGACCCTCGGGTCAAGTACGAGACAAAGCAAGTCCGCGGCAAGACATACTCTTACATCCTCGGCGAGCCCCAAGGCCCCAAGGTCGAAACAATCTTTCTCATCCATGGCTGGCCAGACATGGCCTTTGGATGGCGCTGCCAGATCCCCTACTTGATGTCGCTGGGCTTCCAGGTCGTGGCGCCCAACATGGTTGGCTATGCTGGCACTGATGCCCCTGAGGATCTCAAGGAATACTCGTTCCAGAGCGTCTGCGCGGACATCGTTGCGCTGGCCCGCGAGTTTGTCGGCGAAAAGGGCCAGATTGTTCTTGGTGGCCATGATTGGGGCGGTGCCATCGTCTGGCGAGTCGCCTACTACTATCCCGAGTTGATCAAGGCCGTCTTCTCCGTTTGCACGCCCCTAAACCCCATAAACACTAAAAAAGTTCGCCTCGAGAACATCATCGCCGCGGGAGGCCTGCCCAACTTCAAAtaccagctgcagctcggcggccCCGACGTCCAAGCCCGCATCCAAGGCAAAGACATGCTCCGCAAGTTCTTCCTCGCCCTGTTCGGCGCCAGAGGCCCCGGCGGCGAAACGGGCTTCAACACGAGCGAGGGCGTCCTTTTCGATAACCTGGATAAGCTGAGGCCGCCTCTGCTCCTGGACgagcaggagctggagcacTACGTCGAGCAGTACTCGCTGCATGGGCCGCCGGAGATGCGTGGGCCGCTGAACTGGTACCGCACGCGGGAGATTAACTCTGAGCAGGAGGCTGAGCATGCGAAGAAGAATGGGAGTGCGATGAAGTATGAGATGCCGGCGCTGTTTATTTCGGCGAGTAGGGATAGTGCGTTGCCGCCGGCGATGGCCAAGGGGATGGATACGTTTTATACGGATCTTACGAGGACCGAGGTGAATGCATCGCATTGGGCTTTGGCGGAGGCTGGGCACGAGGTGAATCGGCAGATTGGGCAGTGGTTGAATAAAGTGCTGGGTGGTGTTCCTCGGTCTGTGCTTTAG
- a CDS encoding uncharacterized protein (EggNog:ENOG41~TransMembrane:1 (o403-422i)), protein MAYGGSYNASFNPAMSSSESFGNGLLASSISSLSSSGSKRYSPVSKTYRQASTLFLTRRLPEALSTLRPIITPPSSADDGEPAPVTKSSRGTRIKVWSLYLTLLNAIVELEPEEGKDAFGNQEWRALCTKVRDGSIWEEVVRNGYHGLEGDVDADVVINLATLSLAHARDQALNQKMLENYLASSNIPNLDLNDFAKPSNRYQSPARRANGANTPGDLNSRVKLLELYTLHVLPQNNEWDYAREFIDVSAVLDEERREAFQQALQSLQDEQEEQERKDREELKRQEEQLQKDIAEAKRLKAENEEKEKKRLEQERISRETSEGDYGIEQTPSFSGVGRAEPPGSPQSSVARPPRPTGKSRSKAGASSAAAGPLTITARATLILSRFRQLFESLASSVTGNPAILMRVMAFTMGLLIMLGHKATRQRIEQIMRTAWAKVAATVGMGTKVSYI, encoded by the exons ATGGCGTACGGAGGCTCTTACAACGCCTCGTTCAACCCGGCAATGTCGAGTAGCGAGTCTTTTGGAAATGGCCTCCTCGCCTCGTCGATTTCCTCCCTCTCGTCGTCCGGCTCCAAACGCTATTCGCCCGTGTCCAAGACGTACCGACAAGCTTCAACGCTGTTCCTGACGCGTCGACTGCCCGAGGCCCTCAGCACACTGCGCCCCATCATCACGCCTCCCAGCTCTGCTGACGATGGCGAGCCAGCCCCGGTAACCAAGTCTTCGCGAGGGACGAGGATCAAGGTCTGGAGCTTGTACCTGACACTCCTGAACGCAATTGTCGAGCTGGAGCCCGAGGAAGGCAAGGACGCCTTTGGCAACCAGGAGTGGCGAGCGCTGTGCACCAAAGTGCGAGACGGCTCTATCTGGGAGGAAGTGGTCCGGAATGGATATCACGGACTGGAAGGAGATGTTGACGCCGACGTCGTCATCAACTT GGCGACGCTATCACTTGCGCATGCGCGCGACCAAGCTCTTAATcagaagatgctggaaaACTACCTGGCCTCCTCGAACATTCCCAATCTTGACCTGAATGACTTTGCAAAGCCATCGAACCGTTACCAGTCCCCTGCCAGGAGAGCCAACGGCGCAAACACTCCCGGAGATTTAAATTCACGAGTCAAGCTTCTAGAACTCTATACGCTCCACGTCCTTCCCCAAAACAACGAGTGGGACTATGCTCGTGAATTCATTGATGTGAGCGCTGTCCTCGATGAGGAGCGCAGAGAAGCTTTCCAACAAGCTCTGCAGAGTTTACAGGACGAGCAGGAAGAACAGGAGCGCAAAGACCGGGAAGAGCTAAAGCGGCAAGAGGAACAGCTACAGAAAGACATTGCCGAGGCAAAGCGGCTAAAGGCcgagaatgaagagaaggaaaagaaacggcTTGAACAGGAACGAATCAGCCGAGAGACCAGCGAGGGCGACTATGGTATCGAGCAGACTCCCAGCTTTAGCGGAGTGGGAAGAGCCGAACCCCCTGGATCGCCCCAAAGCAGCGTCGCGCGCCCTCCACGCCCGACTGGAAAGTCACGATCAAAAGCCGGCGCATCGTCAGCGGCGGCAGGGCCCCTAACTATTACAGCACGAGCCACCTTGATCCTATCCCGCTTTCGACAGCTATTTGAGAGTCTTGCGAGCTCCGTCACAGGCAATCCCGCGATACTAATGCGGGTCATGGCTTTCACCATGGGCCTCCTCATCATGCTCGGCCACAAAGCTACGCGGCAGCGAATTGAGCAAATCATGAGGACGGCGTGGGCGAAAGTTGCAGCGACGGTGGGAATGGGAACCAAGGTGAGCTACATTTAA
- a CDS encoding uncharacterized protein (EggNog:ENOG41), which produces MVCSKCLKLTKSTKLATPEVKKKSEIYYGSPASSKASGSKSATLGNTGVSKSKLLSKAAKNPYAAYSRYVHYQRDRGSIPSGS; this is translated from the exons ATGGTGTGCAGTAAGTGTCTGAAGCTCACCAAGAGCACAAAGCTTGCGACCCCAgaggtcaagaagaagagtgaaaTATACTACGGATCACCGGCTTCATCCAAGGCGAGCGGCTCCAAGTCAGCCACTCTAGGCAACACTGGAGTATCAAAG AGCAAGCTGCTGTCCAAAGCGGCGAAGAATCCATATGCGGCATACTCAAGGTACGTTCATTACCAAAGGGACCGGGGCAGTATACCTAGTGGTAGCTAA
- a CDS encoding uncharacterized protein (EggNog:ENOG41), whose protein sequence is MATIGEAENAAAAELPRSADEDRPAPETTEDVSLKRKAEDERPEDVSPKRAKHDDDDQDDATVSKRPPSPSHGHDNGEGASAAAAQDRRKIVMQEEKKRGKRLFGGLMSTLSQTSNTSQQQKRRQEIERRQQERMQKQRVEDDQKRSEKLEKLYQIRMAEQIVFDEEVMKNKHEKRLAMAKFLRTTSEPAIFYLPWKVTADQKDTIDDQIQRARASIEKEVEQFKARKQRHIERYGPPARQTSVTPDEPAAATRAPERESPVRSPHHGADKTHLQERRVSQDIHKGHHDESGDDLEEAEEDMVIY, encoded by the exons ATGGCTACAATTGGGGAGGCGGAGAA tgcggcggcggcagaatTACCACGATCGGCTGATGAGGACCGCCCAGCGCCAGAGACCACCGAAGATGTATCACTCAAGAGAaaggctgaagatgagagacCCGAGGATGTTTCCCCCAAGCGCGCGAAgcacgatgacgacgaccagGACGATGCCACAGTTTCGAAACGGCCACCATCACCTAGCCATGGCCACGACAATGGGGAAGGCGCATCGGCCGCGGCAGCCCAAGACCGACGCAAAATAGTgatgcaagaagagaagaagcgggGAAAGCGGCTGTTTGGCGGCTTGATGAGCACTCTAAGCCAGACATCTAACACgtctcagcagcagaagcggCGGCAGGAAATTGAGCGCCGCCAGCAAGAACGGATGCAGAAGCagagagttgaagatgaccagaagagaagcgagaagctggagaagctgtaTCAGATACGCATGGCGGAGCAGATTGTGTTTGACGAAGAAGTG ATGAAGAACAAGCACGAAAAACGATTAGCCATGGCGAAATTCCTGCGGACTACATCTGAGCCTGCGATT TTCTATCTACCGTGGAAGGTCACAGCAGATCAAAAAGACACCATCGACGACCAGATCCAGAGGGCGAGGGCCTCAATAGAGAAGGAAGTTGAGCAATTCAAGGCTCGGAAACAGCGGCATATTGAGCGGTATGGTCCCCCAGCGAGGCAAACAAGCGTGACCCCTGAtgaacctgctgctgccacgagAGCGCCTGAACGCGAGAGCCCTGTCCGGAGCCCGCATCACGGCGCCGACAAGACTCACCTACAAGAGCGAAGAGTATCTCAAGACATACACAAGGGGCATCACGACGAATCTGGTGATGATCttgaggaggctgaggaggacATGGTGATTTACTGA